One stretch of Pseudoalteromonas shioyasakiensis DNA includes these proteins:
- a CDS encoding prepilin-type N-terminal cleavage/methylation domain-containing protein gives MKLRSSLLPYGKGKQTGFTLVEILIVIAILGILYSVALPAYTEHMQRSRRADIQQELLQYSASLERIYSRNGGYPNAFSTQNTDYYTFTYTATDKVSGAVSDFKNRGYSLKASPKSGSAQASDRCGDLTIKHDGSYNASFSDCWE, from the coding sequence TTGAAGTTGAGAAGTTCATTATTACCATATGGAAAGGGTAAACAAACTGGCTTTACATTAGTAGAAATTCTTATTGTTATCGCTATTTTGGGCATTCTGTATAGCGTAGCACTGCCTGCTTACACTGAGCATATGCAACGTAGTCGCCGCGCAGATATTCAACAAGAGTTATTGCAATACAGTGCCAGTCTTGAGCGTATTTATTCACGAAATGGCGGCTACCCCAATGCATTTTCAACCCAAAATACTGATTACTACACCTTTACCTATACAGCAACTGACAAAGTATCAGGTGCTGTAAGCGACTTTAAAAATCGTGGCTACAGTTTAAAAGCCTCTCCTAAATCGGGTTCGGCGCAAGCAAGTGATCGCTGTGGTGACTTAACCATTAAACATGATGGTAGTTACAACGCTTCATTTAGTGATTGCTGGGAGTAA
- a CDS encoding GspH/FimT family pseudopilin, translated as MRRIAGFTLIELMVVLSVIGIMAALAFPSFSQQILQDRVVTTANQLNSVYKFARSEAVKRDKPINLVVSNKNWQVTLNEGGADTILKEFSITKSGVTVNLVALAISASGEVDKQAEILVKDEHTNTTDYIMCVLKSGQNWLVESSQRGCA; from the coding sequence TTGCGTCGAATTGCAGGGTTTACCTTAATCGAGTTAATGGTTGTGCTAAGTGTTATTGGCATTATGGCAGCCCTTGCTTTTCCGTCATTTAGTCAACAGATCTTGCAAGATCGCGTTGTAACTACTGCAAATCAATTAAATAGTGTCTATAAGTTTGCACGCAGTGAAGCGGTAAAGCGTGACAAACCTATTAACCTAGTTGTTAGCAATAAGAACTGGCAAGTGACCCTCAATGAGGGCGGGGCAGACACGATTTTGAAAGAATTTTCGATCACTAAAAGCGGTGTTACTGTCAACTTGGTGGCACTGGCAATTAGCGCCAGTGGCGAAGTCGATAAACAAGCTGAAATTTTAGTTAAAGATGAGCACACAAATACCACAGATTACATAATGTGTGTGCTTAAAAGTGGTCAAAACTGGTTAGTTGAAAGTTCACAGCGAGGATGTGCATGA
- a CDS encoding prepilin-type N-terminal cleavage/methylation domain-containing protein, whose product MNKQAGFSLLEVMISVVIAGIALLGLAAAQLKSLQYATNSFNYTVSLIQGQNTIERLWPRICEIQKTNTALFQDATFRASLAPQVSDYQLTIPANYSDDMQINVAWVDKRMTDSAKNQISLNASFPDLTAVCS is encoded by the coding sequence ATGAATAAGCAGGCAGGCTTTTCATTATTAGAGGTGATGATTTCAGTGGTGATTGCTGGAATCGCATTATTAGGGTTGGCTGCTGCGCAGCTAAAATCGCTGCAATATGCAACCAATAGCTTTAATTACACCGTGTCACTCATTCAAGGCCAAAATACTATTGAGCGTTTGTGGCCGCGCATTTGTGAAATTCAAAAAACTAATACCGCACTTTTTCAAGACGCGACTTTTAGAGCTTCGCTAGCACCACAAGTCAGTGATTATCAACTGACTATCCCAGCTAATTACAGTGATGATATGCAAATTAATGTCGCTTGGGTTGATAAGCGCATGACAGACAGTGCAAAAAATCAAATTAGTCTAAATGCCAGTTTCCCAGACTTAACGGCGGTATGCTCATGA